Proteins from a genomic interval of Acidobacteriota bacterium:
- a CDS encoding PRTRC system protein B translates to MSRALLLYGKSDYNGYPYRHPFITVHEVIHDNDSTRLAEGQLVTPKLLSDLMVALGRSAPLEILPERVIVRTADTIVWWMPACTRTMFFSDRGGDEALKKMNGKEYPQPPLVFKASGSHLWVRAIAKNQRPNSDTKLSVAPHWNCYDNGVVCTGTMTIPREKSVTAIDCWEKSFFQSEFTHAGGVRKHSKYPGGLMAMWQALEGKRKFPTRYLIGLKQSLAEFANDNDQSYRNANQDN, encoded by the coding sequence TTGAGCCGGGCCCTGCTGCTATACGGCAAGAGTGACTACAACGGCTATCCATACCGCCATCCGTTCATCACCGTCCATGAAGTGATCCACGATAACGACAGCACTCGTCTTGCTGAAGGCCAGCTCGTAACCCCGAAACTGCTCAGCGATCTGATGGTTGCGCTTGGCCGCTCGGCTCCGCTCGAGATTCTGCCCGAACGCGTGATTGTGCGAACTGCCGACACGATCGTGTGGTGGATGCCGGCCTGCACACGCACCATGTTCTTCAGTGATCGTGGCGGTGACGAGGCGCTGAAGAAGATGAATGGCAAGGAATATCCCCAACCGCCTCTAGTGTTCAAGGCGTCAGGGTCCCATTTGTGGGTGCGCGCGATAGCGAAGAACCAGCGGCCTAACTCCGACACTAAACTGAGTGTGGCGCCGCACTGGAACTGCTACGACAATGGCGTTGTTTGCACTGGGACCATGACGATTCCTCGCGAGAAATCCGTCACCGCTATCGATTGCTGGGAAAAATCATTCTTCCAGAGTGAGTTCACGCACGCCGGAGGCGTTCGCAAACATAGCAAGTATCCAGGCGGTTTGATGGCGATGTGGCAGGCTCTCGAAGGCAAGAGAAAATTCCCGACCAGATATTTGATTGGGCTGAAACAGAGCTTGGCGGAGTTTGCGAATGACAATGACCAAAGCTACCGCAACGCAAACCAAGACAACTGA